A portion of the Aquicoccus sp. G2-2 genome contains these proteins:
- a CDS encoding fimbria/pilus outer membrane usher protein encodes MALDDIDGLSYDYDEVSQALYIDIPLSGLVPKVVSAAHRQGFEKADKAYGGVLNYSLVADTGFGAAYQTYDGSLSASLDGWGFMPFGRLRSTGFVRRPFGDGGQEQTLRLESAFTADMPGKALKLTFGDFTSAGPGWARPIRMGGIELRRDFSLRSDLVTDQRLSYAGAAAVPSSVDVFIENSRVFSTQVSPGPFQLEDVPIQGGGDAEIVVRGIDGQVSRRTVSFFSSSRLLKKGMADYSLGFGRAREGFGIDSNSYGGEGIFTASLRFGLTEKLTLEGHYATTTDFRVLGGGVAAVPFSLGEVRIAGAASEFRGQRGRFGQIDMQTQIGAIDFNLSSMRTDGGFADLAYVTGLSYLSTGGTAGSLLEVPLAQDVVSVSVPVGRNKRRLGVSYVRAKRSTSRDRLASVSYGTSLGGGRGAISLNGSYNFETADTRLTLGLSMKIGKRTYAQASAYTDTNGRQTQDVSYTRTMGPGEGAYGYSIQAARRSGKTPVRVKGDLRTRYGMVSGEVQSQGDGAYLRSQLDGAVAFTGGGFAMGNQVNDGFAIVDIGVPEIPVYLDNRPVARTNARGRVLVNGLNAYRSNRVSVNVRDLPPDATLGVSAVDLVPSRGSGQHVSFGGSENGGVLVVLRGADGKVLPAGAVVQANGRSAEYYVGYDGETWIEDAHATNTLHVTWQGGACVARFGYTDEGAIQDVIDPVVCK; translated from the coding sequence GTGGCGCTCGATGATATTGACGGGCTGAGCTATGATTATGATGAGGTCAGTCAGGCGCTTTACATCGACATTCCGCTGTCCGGGCTGGTGCCCAAGGTTGTTTCCGCCGCGCATCGTCAAGGGTTTGAGAAGGCGGACAAGGCCTATGGCGGGGTTCTGAATTATTCGCTGGTTGCCGATACCGGGTTCGGCGCGGCTTACCAGACCTATGACGGGTCGCTGTCGGCCAGCCTTGACGGTTGGGGCTTCATGCCGTTCGGGCGGTTGCGCTCTACCGGGTTTGTGCGCCGCCCGTTCGGCGATGGCGGGCAGGAGCAGACGCTGAGGCTGGAGAGCGCGTTTACCGCCGATATGCCGGGCAAGGCGTTGAAGTTGACATTCGGCGATTTTACCTCGGCCGGGCCGGGGTGGGCGCGGCCTATTCGGATGGGCGGGATCGAGCTGCGCCGCGATTTCTCGCTCAGAAGCGATCTGGTCACGGATCAGCGGCTTTCCTATGCGGGGGCGGCGGCGGTGCCCTCTTCGGTGGATGTGTTCATCGAAAACAGCCGGGTGTTCAGCACACAGGTGTCGCCCGGCCCGTTTCAGCTTGAGGATGTGCCGATTCAGGGTGGGGGAGATGCCGAGATTGTGGTGCGCGGCATTGACGGGCAGGTGAGCCGCAGGACGGTTTCGTTTTTCAGTTCCAGCCGCCTGCTGAAGAAAGGAATGGCGGATTACAGCTTGGGCTTTGGCCGTGCCCGTGAAGGGTTCGGGATAGACAGCAATTCCTATGGCGGGGAGGGTATCTTTACCGCCAGCTTGCGTTTCGGGCTGACCGAGAAGCTGACGCTTGAGGGGCATTATGCGACGACAACAGATTTTCGGGTTCTGGGCGGTGGCGTTGCGGCGGTGCCGTTTTCGCTGGGCGAAGTGCGCATTGCCGGAGCGGCGAGCGAGTTTCGCGGCCAGCGCGGGCGGTTTGGCCAGATTGACATGCAGACCCAGATTGGAGCGATTGATTTCAACCTGTCTTCGATGCGCACCGATGGCGGGTTTGCCGATCTCGCCTATGTCACCGGGCTGAGCTATCTATCGACGGGTGGCACAGCCGGGTCGTTGCTTGAAGTGCCGCTGGCGCAGGACGTGGTGAGCGTTTCGGTGCCGGTCGGGCGCAACAAGCGCCGGTTGGGGGTGTCATACGTGCGGGCCAAGCGCAGCACCTCGCGCGACCGGCTGGCCTCGGTCTCCTATGGCACATCGCTGGGCGGTGGGCGCGGGGCGATCAGCCTGAATGGCAGCTATAACTTCGAGACTGCGGATACCCGGCTGACGTTGGGGCTTTCGATGAAGATCGGCAAGCGGACCTATGCACAGGCATCGGCCTATACGGATACGAATGGGCGGCAGACGCAGGATGTCTCTTATACCCGCACCATGGGGCCGGGCGAAGGGGCGTATGGCTATTCGATTCAGGCGGCGCGGCGCAGCGGCAAGACGCCGGTGCGGGTGAAGGGCGATCTGCGCACCCGCTATGGCATGGTTTCGGGAGAGGTCCAGAGCCAAGGCGATGGTGCCTATTTGCGCAGCCAGCTTGACGGCGCGGTCGCCTTTACCGGCGGCGGGTTTGCGATGGGTAATCAGGTGAATGATGGGTTTGCGATTGTGGATATCGGGGTTCCCGAGATTCCGGTTTATCTTGATAATCGCCCGGTGGCGCGGACCAATGCGCGCGGGCGGGTGCTGGTCAACGGGCTCAATGCCTACCGGAGCAACCGGGTTTCGGTCAATGTGCGCGATCTGCCACCGGATGCAACGCTTGGTGTTTCGGCGGTTGATCTGGTGCCGTCGCGCGGTTCGGGCCAGCATGTGAGCTTTGGCGGTAGCGAAAACGGTGGCGTGTTGGTGGTGCTGCGCGGGGCGGATGGCAAAGTGCTACCTGCTGGTGCGGTGGTTCAGGCCAATGGCCGTTCAGCGGAATACTATGTCGGTTATGACGGTGAGACATGGATCGAGGATGCCCATGCGACGAACACGCTGCATGTGACATGGCAGGGCGGGGCCTGTGTTGCGCGGTTTGGCTATACCGATGAGGGGGCCATTCAGGATGTGATCGACCCGGTGGTGTGCAAATGA
- the lnt gene encoding apolipoprotein N-acyltransferase yields the protein MTDNRLSAGRAGARLHSVSLLRRMGLAALAGGVGALAQAPFNLWPLGLVGLACLFALFHATNGVKPAFWIGWAGGTGYFAVALNWIVEPFLVDIARYGWMAPFALVLLAGGLALFWGAASGLARRLGGSGLAWIAALTGAELLRSYIFTGFPWALIGYTLSASPAAQYAAFIGPHGLTAFALACAVSLWHLTKPTPVILRAAPTALCGALLLAAIPLSHPVPPTPDAPVIRLIQPNAPQREKWDPAYVSTFFRRQIEFTAAPSQTAPPALIVWPETAIPWLMENADDALSIIAGTAGGTPVIVGLRRLDGPRLLNSLALLNPDGSPAAVYDKYHLVPFGEYMPLGDFLARFGIHGLAAQEGHGYSPGPGPALITLPGIGPALPLICYEAVFPQDVNAAPSRPRLLLQVTNDAWFGRFSGPFQHLQQARMRAIEQGLPMVRVANTGVSAMIGPRGTVQHQIALGTAGFVDAPLPPTLPPTLYSRTGDLPALIVVLGALALLAYRRRFRH from the coding sequence ATGACTGACAACCGGCTATCTGCCGGGCGCGCCGGGGCACGCCTGCACTCTGTCTCGCTGCTTCGCCGGATGGGGCTTGCCGCTCTTGCTGGTGGTGTCGGCGCACTGGCGCAGGCACCGTTCAACCTCTGGCCCTTGGGGCTTGTCGGGCTGGCATGCCTCTTCGCGCTGTTTCACGCCACCAACGGCGTCAAACCGGCCTTCTGGATCGGCTGGGCCGGTGGCACCGGCTATTTCGCCGTGGCGCTCAACTGGATTGTTGAGCCGTTCCTGGTCGATATTGCCCGCTATGGCTGGATGGCGCCGTTTGCGCTGGTCTTGCTTGCCGGTGGGCTGGCGCTTTTCTGGGGCGCTGCCTCCGGTCTGGCGCGGCGTTTAGGGGGCAGCGGCCTCGCGTGGATTGCGGCTCTCACCGGCGCGGAACTGCTGCGCAGCTACATATTCACCGGCTTTCCGTGGGCCTTGATCGGCTACACCCTGTCGGCCAGCCCGGCGGCTCAATACGCGGCTTTCATCGGCCCGCATGGCCTCACCGCCTTCGCGCTGGCCTGCGCGGTCAGCCTGTGGCACCTCACCAAACCCACGCCCGTCATCCTGCGTGCCGCACCCACCGCACTCTGTGGCGCCCTCCTGCTCGCCGCCATCCCGCTTTCCCACCCTGTGCCGCCCACTCCGGATGCCCCCGTCATCCGCCTTATCCAACCCAACGCACCCCAGCGCGAAAAATGGGACCCGGCCTATGTCTCCACCTTTTTTCGCCGTCAGATCGAATTCACCGCCGCCCCATCGCAAACCGCGCCCCCCGCACTTATCGTCTGGCCCGAAACAGCTATTCCCTGGCTTATGGAAAATGCCGATGACGCGCTTTCCATCATCGCCGGAACCGCCGGGGGCACGCCGGTTATCGTCGGCTTGCGCCGCCTCGATGGCCCACGGCTGCTCAATTCGCTTGCCCTTCTGAACCCCGATGGCAGCCCTGCCGCAGTCTACGACAAATATCATCTTGTCCCGTTCGGCGAATATATGCCACTCGGTGATTTCCTTGCCCGCTTCGGTATCCACGGTCTCGCCGCGCAAGAGGGCCACGGCTATTCCCCCGGCCCCGGCCCGGCGCTGATCACCCTGCCCGGCATCGGTCCGGCGCTACCGCTTATCTGCTATGAGGCGGTGTTCCCGCAGGACGTCAATGCAGCCCCGTCACGCCCGCGCCTGTTGTTGCAAGTCACCAATGACGCATGGTTTGGCCGCTTCTCCGGCCCGTTCCAGCATCTTCAGCAAGCCCGGATGCGGGCCATTGAACAGGGTCTGCCCATGGTGCGGGTTGCCAATACCGGCGTCTCTGCAATGATCGGCCCGCGCGGCACGGTGCAGCACCAGATAGCCCTTGGCACCGCTGGTTTCGTTGACGCGCCTCTGCCGCCCACGCTGCCGCCCACGCTCTATTCGCGCACCGGCGATTTGCCCGCGCTGATCGTTGTGCTTGGCGCGCTCGCTTTGCTGGCGTATCGCCGCCGCTTTCGCCATTGA
- a CDS encoding fimbria/pilus periplasmic chaperone: MKPNKKLNGFPGIIVAAALVLAPSIAGAESVAVSPTRLNVHTPQQQTTLTVKAGGRQASVVQLRVMAWNPRHDPNDIKPTRNVVVSPPMARLRPRQELTVRIVRTKKRAVRGKECYRVLVDRLPGKEQSGQAVKLQVRHSVPLCFTS; this comes from the coding sequence ATGAAACCGAACAAGAAATTAAACGGATTTCCGGGTATTATCGTCGCGGCGGCGCTTGTGCTTGCCCCGTCCATCGCGGGCGCGGAGAGCGTCGCGGTCTCGCCAACCCGGCTTAATGTGCATACGCCGCAGCAACAAACCACGCTGACGGTCAAGGCCGGGGGGCGTCAGGCTTCGGTCGTGCAACTTCGGGTGATGGCGTGGAATCCGCGGCATGATCCGAACGACATCAAACCGACGCGCAACGTGGTGGTCAGCCCGCCAATGGCCCGGTTGCGGCCACGTCAGGAATTGACGGTGCGGATCGTGCGGACCAAGAAGCGCGCGGTGCGCGGCAAGGAATGCTATCGCGTGCTTGTTGACCGGCTTCCGGGCAAAGAGCAAAGCGGTCAGGCTGTGAAGCTTCAGGTGCGCCATTCCGTGCCGCTTTGCTTCACATCGTAA
- the metK gene encoding methionine adenosyltransferase, translating into MTRDSYIFTSESVSEGHPDKVCDRISDAVLDAFLSQDPHSRVACETFASTDRVVIGGEVRGPGDVIATVEDIARQCVKDIGYEQDGFHWANMKVDNYLHAQSADIAQGVDASENKDEGAGDQGIMFGFACDETDALMPAPIQFAHAILRRLAAVRKDGTEPQLGPDAKSQLSIRYEAGRPVAASSIVLSTQHLDPKLTSDDVREIVAPYITEILPSGWITPKTVWHVNPTGKFVVGGPDGDAGLTGRKIIVDTYGGAAPHGGGAFSGKDPSKVDRSAAYAARYLAKNIVAAGLAKRCTLQLSYAIGIARPLSIYVDTHGTGIVPDEKIEVAVDRSMDLTPRGIRTHLDLNKPIYQRTAAYGHFGRNPDEQGGFTWEKTDLVEALKAEV; encoded by the coding sequence ATGACCCGCGACAGTTATATTTTCACCTCGGAATCCGTTTCCGAAGGACACCCCGATAAGGTCTGCGACCGGATTTCCGACGCCGTCCTTGATGCCTTCCTAAGCCAGGACCCGCATTCCCGCGTCGCCTGCGAAACCTTTGCCAGCACCGACCGCGTGGTGATCGGCGGCGAAGTGCGCGGCCCCGGCGATGTGATCGCCACTGTCGAGGACATCGCACGCCAATGCGTCAAGGATATCGGCTATGAGCAGGACGGCTTTCACTGGGCCAACATGAAGGTCGACAACTACCTTCACGCTCAGTCAGCCGACATCGCCCAAGGGGTCGATGCCTCCGAAAACAAGGATGAAGGTGCCGGCGATCAGGGAATCATGTTCGGCTTTGCCTGCGATGAGACCGACGCGCTTATGCCCGCCCCGATCCAGTTCGCCCATGCGATCCTGCGCCGCCTCGCTGCGGTGCGCAAAGATGGCACCGAGCCTCAGCTCGGCCCCGATGCCAAATCCCAGCTTTCGATCCGCTATGAGGCTGGCCGCCCGGTCGCTGCCTCCTCAATCGTCCTCTCAACACAACATCTCGATCCGAAACTCACCTCCGACGATGTGCGCGAGATCGTGGCACCCTATATCACCGAAATTCTGCCCTCGGGCTGGATCACCCCCAAAACCGTATGGCACGTCAACCCGACCGGAAAATTCGTCGTTGGGGGGCCGGATGGCGATGCGGGCCTGACCGGGCGCAAGATTATCGTCGATACCTATGGCGGCGCGGCGCCACATGGCGGCGGTGCCTTCTCCGGCAAGGATCCCAGCAAGGTTGACCGCTCCGCCGCCTATGCCGCGCGCTATCTGGCAAAGAACATCGTCGCGGCGGGCCTTGCCAAGCGCTGCACGTTGCAGCTTTCCTATGCCATCGGCATCGCCCGGCCGCTTTCGATCTATGTCGACACGCACGGCACCGGCATCGTCCCGGACGAGAAGATCGAGGTCGCCGTTGACCGCTCTATGGACCTCACGCCGCGTGGCATCCGCACCCATCTCGATCTCAACAAACCGATCTATCAGCGCACTGCCGCCTACGGCCATTTCGGGCGCAACCCCGATGAACAAGGCGGCTTCACCTGGGAAAAAACCGATCTGGTTGAGGCGCTGAAAGCCGAAGTCTAA
- the ybeY gene encoding rRNA maturation RNase YbeY produces the protein MEIDILIEEPLWQTLALDTIAQRAIVATHQYLGLGEDFSVSILACDDTRIAGLNGDFRGKPQPTNVLSWPATDLSAEQDGATPHPPETDPDGPDEPELGDIALAYETCVKEAADQGKTLDEHLTHLIIHATLHLLGYDHIRDRDATLMENMETAILGKLGIADPYRVE, from the coding sequence ATGGAAATCGACATTCTCATTGAAGAGCCGCTCTGGCAGACGCTCGCTCTCGACACCATCGCTCAGCGCGCCATAGTGGCCACGCACCAATATCTTGGCTTGGGCGAAGACTTCTCGGTCTCCATTCTGGCCTGCGACGACACGCGCATTGCAGGCCTCAATGGCGATTTTCGCGGCAAACCGCAGCCAACAAACGTGCTATCATGGCCCGCCACCGATTTATCGGCCGAACAAGACGGGGCCACGCCTCACCCGCCCGAAACAGACCCGGATGGGCCGGATGAACCCGAACTGGGTGACATAGCCCTTGCCTATGAAACCTGTGTGAAAGAAGCCGCCGATCAAGGAAAAACGCTCGATGAGCACCTCACCCATCTGATCATTCATGCAACCTTGCATCTTCTGGGGTATGATCACATCCGTGACCGCGATGCCACTCTGATGGAAAACATGGAAACAGCCATACTTGGCAAACTGGGTATCGCAGACCCATATAGGGTTGAATAA
- a CDS encoding spore coat protein U domain-containing protein — translation MLNKRTLGAFGFACCAALAQPASAATSTTGDLSVIAVVADTCILATGTALSFATVNTATTSNEVTPGLVTVTCTATRSAITVTLDGGDNLDGSDRQMKSTNNDLLPYEVFSDSGHTEAVAVNGTIYDKGVTAAIPQVIPVYGQVPAGSYNAGAYSDTITVTLNY, via the coding sequence ATGTTGAACAAACGGACCTTGGGGGCATTTGGCTTTGCTTGCTGCGCTGCCCTTGCTCAACCCGCGAGTGCGGCCACCTCTACCACTGGTGATCTGAGCGTGATCGCTGTTGTGGCGGATACGTGTATTCTGGCGACGGGAACGGCGCTTTCTTTCGCCACGGTAAACACGGCGACAACTTCGAACGAGGTGACGCCGGGTCTGGTGACTGTGACTTGCACCGCGACACGCAGTGCGATCACCGTGACGCTTGATGGTGGTGACAATCTGGACGGCAGCGACCGGCAGATGAAATCGACGAACAACGACTTGCTTCCCTACGAGGTGTTCAGCGATTCCGGTCACACCGAGGCCGTGGCCGTGAATGGCACGATTTATGACAAAGGCGTGACGGCGGCCATCCCGCAAGTGATTCCGGTTTATGGCCAGGTGCCAGCAGGCAGCTATAATGCCGGGGCCTATTCCGACACCATCACGGTGACGCTGAATTACTAA
- a CDS encoding spore coat U domain-containing protein encodes MSVKWFFFVVLLALFAGFGAAPVAAANCQAEMSDVNFGSVSLRAGVQNRAAGRLEVTCSNALVSVVGVCVRFGAGSGGAASGNAPRYMQGGTGAKLAYQLSTVGYGSGFGTLNEVYLTVPILLGHGRASIPIYGEIQSTGTAFDTGHYQSVFSGPSQIEMSYGILSCNLFGQSHPVPDFKVSADTVASCELDVGAMDFGRISGLGMAPADATASVDVRCTNGTNYSVSMGLGEGSGVSDPEQRKMSSLGNTLTYGLFHDPGHSQVWGEAPASRVTGAGSGYDQRYTVYGRIYQGQQTQIGVYRDSVIVTVNY; translated from the coding sequence ATGAGTGTGAAGTGGTTTTTCTTCGTTGTTTTGTTGGCCCTGTTCGCGGGATTTGGCGCGGCCCCGGTTGCGGCGGCGAATTGTCAGGCGGAGATGAGCGACGTGAATTTCGGCTCCGTGAGCCTGCGCGCGGGGGTGCAAAACCGGGCTGCGGGGCGGTTGGAAGTAACGTGCTCGAATGCGCTGGTTTCGGTCGTCGGCGTTTGCGTGCGCTTTGGTGCCGGATCGGGCGGAGCGGCCAGCGGCAACGCGCCGCGTTATATGCAAGGTGGCACGGGTGCGAAACTGGCCTATCAGCTTTCCACCGTGGGGTATGGCAGCGGGTTTGGCACATTGAATGAGGTTTACCTGACGGTGCCGATCCTGTTGGGGCATGGCCGTGCTTCGATACCGATTTACGGCGAAATCCAAAGCACCGGCACGGCGTTTGATACCGGCCATTATCAATCGGTGTTTTCCGGGCCGTCACAGATCGAGATGAGTTATGGCATCCTGAGCTGCAACCTGTTCGGGCAAAGCCACCCGGTGCCGGACTTCAAAGTTTCGGCCGACACGGTGGCGAGTTGTGAACTGGACGTGGGGGCGATGGATTTTGGCCGGATCAGCGGGCTGGGCATGGCGCCCGCAGATGCGACGGCCTCGGTTGATGTGCGCTGCACCAATGGCACGAATTATTCGGTTTCCATGGGGCTGGGCGAGGGCAGCGGGGTGAGCGACCCGGAACAGCGCAAGATGAGCAGTCTTGGAAATACGCTAACGTATGGTTTGTTTCATGACCCCGGCCATAGCCAAGTTTGGGGAGAGGCACCGGCATCGCGCGTTACTGGTGCTGGGTCGGGGTATGATCAGCGGTACACCGTTTATGGGCGGATTTATCAAGGGCAGCAAACCCAGATTGGCGTTTACCGGGATTCCGTTATCGTTACGGTGAATTACTGA
- a CDS encoding tRNA (guanine(46)-N(7))-methyltransferase TrmB translates to MSKPDHHQSGAPWRNFYGRLKGKSLRKSQETWLTEDLAQLSPGPVGWDENPDRTPLDLGALFGGRDIWLEVGFGGGEHLVHQATQNPGVGIIGAEPYINGVAMLLGKIRTSGCENIRIHPGDARDLFDVLPAASISRAFLLYPDPWPKKRHHRRRFVTPEHLKPLARVLKPGAIFRVATDIPDYVRQTLEEVPNHGFEWLAQRPADWRAPWDDWLSTRYEQKALREGRVPHYLTFRKR, encoded by the coding sequence ATGAGCAAACCCGACCATCACCAATCCGGCGCGCCGTGGCGCAATTTTTATGGCCGCCTCAAAGGCAAGAGCCTGCGCAAAAGTCAGGAGACATGGCTTACCGAAGACCTCGCGCAACTGTCCCCCGGCCCGGTCGGCTGGGACGAAAACCCAGACCGCACGCCGCTCGATCTGGGCGCACTTTTCGGCGGGCGTGATATCTGGCTGGAAGTGGGTTTCGGCGGTGGGGAGCATCTGGTGCATCAAGCCACCCAAAACCCCGGCGTCGGTATCATCGGGGCCGAACCCTACATCAACGGCGTTGCCATGCTGTTGGGAAAAATTCGCACATCAGGGTGCGAAAATATCCGTATCCACCCTGGTGATGCGCGCGATCTGTTTGATGTGCTGCCCGCCGCGTCGATTTCCCGCGCCTTCCTGCTCTACCCCGATCCATGGCCGAAAAAGCGCCACCACCGGCGCCGTTTCGTCACGCCTGAACATCTAAAGCCGCTGGCGCGTGTGCTGAAACCCGGTGCCATCTTCCGCGTCGCCACCGATATCCCCGATTACGTCCGCCAGACCCTCGAAGAAGTCCCCAATCACGGCTTTGAATGGCTGGCCCAACGCCCCGCAGACTGGCGCGCCCCATGGGATGACTGGCTCTCGACCCGCTACGAACAAAAAGCCCTACGCGAAGGCCGGGTGCCGCATTACCTGACGTTTCGAAAACGCTGA
- a CDS encoding glutathione S-transferase gives MLFYDCSTAPNPRRARMFIAEKGLDIETIDISIANNEQRSEEFLKVNPLATLPVLITDEQATIIENVAIATYLEARFPVPPLMGLSPEEKAAVAMWNAICESHGGMAVGEAFCNSHPAMAGRALPGTLDLDQIPELAERGRKRVAGFFDLLEKRLSQSEWLAGDAFSMADITGFVFTDFARVIKTRIPEENAATLAWFARIRARPSAQL, from the coding sequence GTGCTTTTCTATGATTGTTCCACCGCCCCCAACCCACGCCGTGCCCGGATGTTCATTGCCGAAAAAGGGCTTGATATTGAAACCATTGATATCAGCATCGCGAATAATGAGCAGCGTTCAGAAGAGTTTCTAAAGGTAAACCCGCTCGCCACCCTGCCGGTTCTGATCACCGACGAGCAGGCCACCATTATCGAAAACGTCGCCATCGCCACATATCTCGAAGCCCGCTTTCCCGTGCCGCCATTGATGGGCCTTAGCCCGGAAGAAAAAGCCGCCGTTGCCATGTGGAACGCCATCTGCGAATCCCACGGCGGCATGGCGGTGGGTGAGGCATTCTGCAACTCGCACCCTGCAATGGCAGGCCGCGCCCTGCCCGGCACGCTTGATCTTGACCAGATCCCCGAACTGGCCGAACGCGGTCGCAAGCGCGTCGCTGGTTTTTTCGACCTGCTCGAAAAGCGACTCTCGCAAAGCGAATGGCTTGCGGGTGATGCATTCTCCATGGCCGATATCACCGGCTTCGTGTTTACCGATTTCGCCCGCGTGATCAAAACCCGCATCCCCGAAGAAAACGCCGCAACGCTGGCTTGGTTCGCCCGCATCCGCGCCCGCCCCAGCGCGCAACTCTGA
- a CDS encoding hemolysin family protein — MDDSNDGSSNAAQSAQTDQNGQTPETTDHPAPEGFFRRIIGALSPSEADEAGPVTSHLVPPGMFNLRRLAVEDVMVPKADIIAAPSTITKEDLVQVFRDSGLSRVPVYQDTLDTPLGFAHLKDLALRHGFNGSTKGRFALKKMLRPLLFVPPSMPIGVLLSKMQTERRHLALVIDEYGGVDGLVTIEDLIEQVIGEIEDEHDHEEDQHFALQKDGSYLAQAKTPLEDFEAEINFSLTADEEVDEEEIDTLGGLVFMLAGHVPVRGEVIKHPNGAEFEVIDADPRRIKRMRVRLPNKFAKDD; from the coding sequence ATGGACGACAGCAACGACGGGTCTTCTAATGCGGCGCAAAGCGCGCAGACCGACCAGAACGGCCAGACACCGGAAACCACTGACCACCCGGCACCAGAAGGATTTTTCAGGCGCATCATCGGCGCGCTCAGCCCGTCAGAAGCAGACGAAGCTGGCCCTGTAACCTCGCATTTGGTCCCTCCCGGCATGTTCAACCTCCGCCGCCTCGCGGTCGAGGATGTGATGGTCCCGAAGGCAGATATCATTGCCGCGCCATCAACGATCACCAAGGAAGATCTGGTGCAGGTCTTTCGTGACAGCGGCCTCAGCCGGGTGCCGGTCTATCAGGATACGCTCGATACCCCCCTCGGGTTTGCGCATCTGAAGGATTTGGCGCTTCGGCATGGCTTCAACGGGTCAACCAAGGGCCGTTTCGCGCTCAAGAAAATGCTGCGCCCGCTGCTTTTCGTCCCGCCCTCCATGCCGATCGGTGTCTTGCTCTCAAAGATGCAGACAGAGCGTCGCCACCTTGCACTGGTGATCGACGAATACGGCGGCGTTGACGGGCTTGTCACCATCGAAGACCTGATTGAACAGGTCATCGGTGAGATCGAGGACGAGCATGACCACGAAGAGGATCAGCATTTCGCCCTGCAAAAGGATGGCAGCTATCTCGCGCAGGCCAAAACTCCGCTTGAAGATTTCGAAGCGGAAATCAACTTCTCGCTCACCGCTGACGAAGAGGTGGATGAAGAAGAGATCGACACGCTTGGCGGGCTGGTCTTCATGCTTGCAGGCCATGTGCCGGTGCGCGGTGAAGTAATCAAGCACCCAAACGGGGCCGAGTTCGAGGTGATCGACGCCGACCCGCGCCGCATCAAACGTATGCGCGTGCGCTTGCCGAATAAATTCGCCAAAGATGACTGA